In Bacillus sp. KH172YL63, one genomic interval encodes:
- a CDS encoding M50 family metallopeptidase, which yields MTSFISLLKKFYIHPLLWLVIAIAIMTAHFFELILLLVIITIHELGHGLMAQSFSWRVKKIALLPFGGVAEMDEHGNRSLREEFLVVAAGPLQHVWLIGLGWVLMRTGVMSHDTFSLFLQLNMMVLLFNLLPIWPLDGGKMVSLWLATKFNYMRAYEYTLLFSFGLLLVFHLIVLATAPLHLNLWIVLSFLYFSLWVDWKQRRYAFMKFLLERYYGKSRQFMELRPLPIEGEESIITVVERFQRGVKHPLVVFDKGVEVGKLDENELLHAFFAEKMTSAKTKDLLYLY from the coding sequence TTGACTAGTTTCATTTCTCTGTTGAAGAAATTTTACATTCATCCCCTTCTATGGCTCGTCATTGCGATCGCCATCATGACCGCTCATTTTTTCGAGCTGATCTTGCTGCTGGTCATCATCACGATTCATGAACTGGGGCACGGTCTGATGGCACAATCGTTTTCCTGGAGGGTGAAGAAAATTGCATTATTGCCCTTTGGAGGCGTCGCCGAGATGGATGAACATGGGAACCGGTCGCTGCGGGAGGAATTCTTGGTGGTGGCTGCGGGTCCATTGCAGCATGTGTGGCTGATAGGACTGGGCTGGGTGCTGATGAGGACGGGAGTGATGAGCCATGATACATTTTCCCTGTTCCTGCAATTGAATATGATGGTGTTATTGTTTAATCTGTTACCCATCTGGCCGCTTGATGGCGGCAAGATGGTTTCCTTGTGGCTTGCTACCAAATTCAATTATATGAGGGCGTATGAATACACGCTCCTCTTTTCATTTGGTCTTTTGCTCGTGTTTCATCTGATTGTGCTTGCGACGGCCCCGCTTCACTTAAACTTATGGATCGTCCTTTCTTTTCTTTACTTCTCCCTTTGGGTGGACTGGAAACAAAGGCGGTATGCGTTCATGAAGTTCCTGTTAGAAAGGTACTACGGGAAGAGCCGTCAGTTCATGGAGCTCCGTCCGCTGCCCATTGAAGGGGAAGAATCCATCATCACGGTGGTGGAAAGATTTCAGCGCGGGGTGAAGCATCCACTCGTGGTGTTCGACAAAGGGGTGGAAGTCGGCAAGCTGGATGAAAATGAGCTGCTTCATGCATTTTTCGCTGAAAAGATGACCTCCGCCAAAACGAAGGATCTTCTTTACCTTTATTGA